The following proteins come from a genomic window of Pseudomonas cichorii:
- a CDS encoding D-isomer specific 2-hydroxyacid dehydrogenase family protein, translating into MNQSSATTVSVIASQLDAQTNELIRRQLPEHRVLDLTPDQFNAERADVVILRPVNVRGRRVDEPPRGWPWSLRWVQLVSSGIDFYPDWLFQGPPVTSGKGSNAEQVAEFALAAVFSAAKRLPDIWVKDDDWSFSQLQPVRGRTLGILGLGSIGRSLATKATALGMRVIALGRPEQPLTELPQVEVAENLHHLFAESDHLVLAAPLTSQTRGLINREVLASSKPGLHLINIARGGLLDQQALLEALEAGWIGRATLDVTEPEPLPAGHPLYSDPRVFISPHTCALSTDGIQGFVNDFVENFKRYRQGLPLNNLVDHQRGY; encoded by the coding sequence ATGAACCAGTCTTCTGCTACCACTGTTAGCGTGATCGCCAGCCAACTGGATGCCCAGACCAACGAATTGATCCGTCGGCAACTGCCTGAGCACCGGGTTCTGGACCTGACGCCCGATCAGTTCAATGCCGAACGTGCAGACGTGGTGATCCTGCGCCCGGTCAACGTACGCGGCCGTCGGGTGGATGAACCACCGCGCGGCTGGCCCTGGTCGCTGCGCTGGGTGCAACTGGTGTCCTCGGGCATCGATTTCTATCCAGACTGGCTGTTCCAGGGGCCACCGGTCACCAGCGGCAAGGGCAGCAATGCCGAGCAGGTCGCCGAGTTCGCGCTGGCAGCCGTATTTTCCGCAGCCAAACGCTTGCCGGACATATGGGTCAAGGATGACGACTGGAGCTTCAGCCAGTTACAACCGGTACGTGGCCGTACCTTGGGTATTCTGGGGTTAGGCAGCATCGGCCGCAGCCTGGCGACCAAGGCCACGGCGCTGGGTATGCGCGTGATCGCCCTTGGCCGACCAGAGCAGCCGCTGACCGAGTTGCCGCAGGTCGAAGTGGCTGAAAACCTCCATCACCTGTTTGCCGAATCCGACCATCTGGTGCTGGCTGCTCCCCTGACCTCGCAGACCCGCGGCCTGATCAATCGTGAAGTACTGGCCAGCTCCAAGCCCGGTCTGCATTTGATCAATATTGCCCGTGGCGGGTTGCTTGATCAGCAGGCCCTGCTCGAAGCACTCGAAGCCGGCTGGATTGGCCGCGCCACACTGGATGTAACCGAACCCGAGCCACTGCCGGCAGGCCACCCGCTGTACAGCGATCCACGGGTATTTATCTCGCCACATACCTGTGCGCTGTCCACCGACGGCATTCAAGGCTTCGTCAACGATTTCGTCGAGAACTTCAAGCGCTATCGTCAGGGCCTGCCCCTGAACAACCTGGTGGATCACCAGCGCGGTTACTGA
- a CDS encoding class I adenylate-forming enzyme family protein, with the protein MDISTLLGQAACKWPDLPALSEPASARSLSFLDLDRALTAFGQVLDRLDIAPGSRVALLADASIDYLIADYGCMANGRVRVPLDPALSPDELLAQLRDAGAALLLFSDQYAAVAEGLALAGIACRALGSVIETAPADLLPRAGQPAQALASLNYTGGTTGVPKAVMHRHASLCAVLQNIVMGRGAAVGDVLLNVRPLWPIAAVAVLAHLLSGGQVVLGGRFDSKTFLAQLSEQRVAFSSLVPTQLLRLLRENGSEPAQLPAFKSLDIGAAALSGEVLEGSFRVFNGRISVLYGMTEAPWSCYLAAAQMAALRNAGESAEGVVGRPLFSAAIRIHQPDANGMGEILLGGPQLMSGYWQQEAKSAEALDNGWLRSGDLGRIRDDGQLVVLGRCKDIIRSGGKSVQPGEVEQSLLSCPGVKEAHVFGLADIEWGEQVCAAVVVDPASPPSLQQLAEHCRASLSRHKVPRQIYFIDELPRSHYGKVQKNRLLEALGPQLPA; encoded by the coding sequence ATGGATATCAGTACCTTGCTGGGGCAGGCCGCTTGTAAATGGCCTGATCTGCCAGCGTTGAGCGAGCCGGCCAGTGCTCGCAGCCTGAGTTTTCTTGATCTCGACCGCGCTCTTACCGCGTTCGGCCAGGTGCTGGACCGGCTCGACATCGCACCCGGTTCGCGGGTGGCGTTGCTGGCGGATGCCAGTATCGATTACCTGATCGCCGACTATGGCTGCATGGCCAATGGACGTGTACGCGTACCCCTTGATCCGGCACTGTCGCCTGATGAACTGCTAGCACAGTTGCGCGATGCCGGTGCAGCCTTGCTGCTGTTTTCCGATCAGTACGCGGCGGTTGCCGAAGGTCTGGCGCTGGCGGGCATTGCCTGTCGTGCTCTGGGTTCGGTTATCGAAACAGCGCCTGCCGACCTCCTGCCCCGTGCCGGACAACCGGCCCAGGCCCTGGCTTCTTTGAACTATACCGGTGGCACTACCGGCGTGCCCAAGGCGGTCATGCACCGGCATGCCAGCCTCTGCGCCGTGTTGCAGAACATCGTGATGGGCCGTGGTGCGGCGGTGGGCGACGTGCTGCTCAATGTCCGCCCGTTATGGCCGATTGCGGCGGTAGCGGTGCTGGCGCATCTGCTCAGCGGCGGGCAAGTGGTGCTGGGCGGGCGTTTTGACAGCAAGACCTTTCTGGCGCAGTTGAGTGAGCAGCGGGTTGCCTTCAGTTCTCTGGTGCCGACTCAACTGTTGCGCCTGCTGCGTGAGAACGGCAGCGAGCCCGCGCAGTTGCCTGCCTTCAAGAGCCTGGATATCGGCGCAGCCGCCTTGAGTGGTGAAGTGCTGGAAGGCTCCTTCAGAGTGTTCAATGGGCGAATCAGTGTGCTTTACGGCATGACCGAAGCGCCCTGGAGTTGCTACCTCGCCGCCGCGCAAATGGCTGCGTTACGCAATGCCGGAGAAAGCGCCGAAGGCGTGGTAGGGCGGCCATTGTTTTCTGCGGCCATCCGCATCCACCAGCCGGACGCCAATGGCATGGGCGAGATTCTGCTGGGCGGGCCGCAATTGATGAGCGGCTACTGGCAGCAGGAGGCCAAGAGTGCCGAAGCGCTGGATAACGGCTGGCTGCGCAGTGGTGACCTGGGACGGATTCGTGATGATGGGCAACTGGTCGTGCTCGGGCGCTGCAAGGACATCATTCGCAGTGGCGGCAAGTCGGTACAACCTGGCGAAGTCGAGCAGAGCCTGCTGAGCTGTCCGGGCGTCAAGGAGGCCCATGTGTTCGGTCTGGCGGATATCGAGTGGGGTGAGCAGGTGTGTGCGGCAGTGGTGGTTGACCCGGCGAGCCCGCCGTCGTTGCAGCAACTGGCCGAGCATTGTCGCGCCAGCCTGTCGCGGCACAAGGTCCCGCGACAGATCTACTTCATCGACGAATTGCCGCGTTCGCATTACGGCAAGGTGCAGAAAAACCGCCTGCTTGAGGCGCTTGGGCCGCAGTTGCCGGCTTAA
- a CDS encoding IclR family transcriptional regulator has translation MDISSTHPALNSSKENAGGGRVQVIDRSIVLLRTLAGLKNGASALDLARLTGIDRSTIHRLLKTLTYWSLIESQGATYRIGPESLIYSAAYLNRMNLRKIALPYAIELQRVIGERQAIVSLSVPVGDQVVLIERMWTPTTPLNVIVDLADQYPIDGSPSGRAVLSTYSEDAALNILGQERYARVLPALEKIRSQQDFAFGQGEFKPGLSSVAFPIRLEAGLALGAVVVAGLAMEDETHPASPLASHVRRACEGIAAQLGNL, from the coding sequence ATGGATATCTCTTCGACTCACCCCGCACTCAATAGCAGCAAGGAAAACGCTGGCGGCGGGCGCGTTCAGGTCATTGACCGTTCGATTGTTCTGCTGCGAACCCTGGCCGGCCTCAAGAACGGCGCCAGTGCGCTGGATCTGGCGCGGTTGACCGGCATTGATCGCTCCACCATCCATCGCCTGCTCAAAACCCTGACCTACTGGAGCCTGATCGAGTCCCAGGGCGCGACCTACCGCATCGGACCTGAGAGCCTGATCTACTCGGCGGCCTATCTGAACCGCATGAACCTGCGCAAGATCGCCCTGCCCTACGCCATCGAACTGCAACGGGTGATTGGCGAACGCCAGGCAATCGTCTCGCTGTCGGTTCCGGTGGGTGATCAAGTGGTGTTGATCGAGAGGATGTGGACACCGACCACGCCGCTCAACGTCATCGTCGATCTGGCCGATCAGTACCCCATCGATGGCAGCCCCAGCGGCCGCGCCGTGCTGTCCACCTACAGTGAAGACGCGGCGCTGAACATTCTGGGCCAGGAGCGCTACGCCAGAGTGTTGCCCGCACTGGAGAAGATCCGCAGCCAGCAGGATTTCGCCTTCGGTCAGGGCGAGTTCAAGCCGGGCCTGTCGTCCGTGGCCTTTCCGATTCGCCTTGAGGCAGGCCTGGCGCTGGGCGCCGTGGTGGTGGCAGGCCTGGCGATGGAGGATGAAACCCATCCCGCCTCGCCACTGGCCAGCCATGTGCGTCGCGCCTGCGAGGGCATCGCGGCGCAACTCGGCAATCTTTAA
- a CDS encoding helix-turn-helix domain-containing protein, producing the protein MTTSERFLATSIDTPLDLGQEAATNEDDLIGSRVAQNLQRLRSKRQLSLDALARLSGVSRAMLAQIESGRSVPSIKVLFKIAKAVRVSVAAFLENRECEGVTVMPARDSKRLVSASGDFISRALYPYDTSRHVEFYELRISPLGEEHSAEHGPGVQENLVVAQGALEISVNEERFLLSTGDSIMFYADQPHRYRNPVDSEAVAYLVVTHPERRD; encoded by the coding sequence ATGACGACATCGGAGCGTTTCCTGGCAACATCGATTGACACCCCACTTGACCTTGGACAAGAGGCGGCCACCAACGAAGACGACCTGATCGGCTCTCGCGTCGCACAGAACCTGCAACGCCTGCGCAGCAAACGCCAGTTATCGCTGGATGCCCTGGCAAGATTGAGCGGGGTGAGCCGGGCGATGCTGGCACAGATCGAGTCCGGGCGCAGCGTGCCGTCGATCAAGGTACTGTTCAAGATCGCCAAGGCTGTCAGGGTTTCGGTTGCAGCCTTTCTGGAAAACCGCGAATGCGAAGGTGTGACCGTGATGCCGGCACGCGACAGCAAGCGCCTGGTCAGTGCCAGCGGCGACTTTATCAGCCGGGCGCTCTACCCGTACGACACATCGCGTCATGTTGAATTCTATGAGTTGCGGATCAGCCCACTGGGGGAAGAACATTCCGCCGAGCATGGGCCGGGCGTGCAGGAGAATCTGGTGGTCGCGCAGGGTGCGCTGGAGATCAGTGTGAACGAAGAGCGCTTCCTGCTATCCACGGGTGATTCGATCATGTTCTATGCAGACCAGCCCCACCGCTACCGAAATCCGGTAGACAGTGAGGCGGTGGCTTATCTGGTGGTCACCCACCCCGAGCGCCGCGACTGA
- a CDS encoding ABC transporter substrate-binding protein has product MPPFARILALGAALLLAGPTLAEQRIELRIGDQKGNMRAQLEAADALRDLPYDIRWAEFPAAAPLAEALNAGAVDAGIIGDAPLLFALASGAQVKAIAVDKSDAYGTAVLVEPKSSLQTAADLKGKRIATGRGSIGHHIALKALATAGLSEKDVEFRFLGPVDAKVALANGSVDAWATWEPYTALAELSGQGRVLVNGRGLSSGNSFLAATDKALADPARREALQDYLVRLANAQIWAYQNLDSYSKTLAQIIGFPQEAARLQFERRKLRWQAVDAKTITEQQETADFYQAHGLIAKPLDVKPTFATGFVLPAADAVTQNP; this is encoded by the coding sequence ATGCCCCCTTTTGCAAGAATCCTGGCGCTTGGCGCCGCCCTGCTGCTGGCAGGCCCGACCCTCGCCGAACAACGTATCGAACTGCGAATCGGTGATCAGAAGGGCAATATGCGCGCCCAGCTTGAAGCCGCTGATGCTCTGCGTGATCTGCCTTACGACATTCGCTGGGCGGAGTTTCCGGCCGCTGCACCGCTGGCCGAAGCCTTGAATGCCGGGGCCGTTGACGCGGGCATCATCGGTGATGCGCCATTGCTGTTCGCGCTGGCGTCCGGGGCGCAGGTCAAGGCCATTGCCGTGGACAAGTCCGACGCTTACGGCACGGCGGTGCTGGTCGAGCCCAAGTCATCACTGCAAACGGCGGCGGACCTGAAAGGCAAGCGTATTGCCACCGGGCGCGGCTCGATTGGTCACCATATCGCGCTCAAGGCCTTGGCTACTGCCGGTTTGAGCGAGAAGGACGTGGAGTTCCGTTTCCTCGGGCCGGTGGACGCCAAGGTCGCACTGGCCAATGGTTCGGTGGATGCCTGGGCTACATGGGAACCCTACACCGCGCTGGCTGAACTCAGCGGTCAGGGCAGGGTGCTGGTCAATGGTCGCGGGCTGTCCAGCGGCAACAGTTTCCTGGCCGCCACCGACAAGGCACTGGCTGATCCGGCCCGTCGCGAAGCGTTGCAGGATTATCTGGTACGGCTGGCCAATGCGCAGATCTGGGCTTACCAGAACCTCGACAGCTATTCAAAAACCCTGGCGCAGATCATCGGCTTCCCTCAGGAGGCTGCACGCCTGCAATTCGAGCGCCGGAAGCTGCGCTGGCAAGCCGTGGATGCCAAGACCATCACCGAGCAACAGGAAACGGCCGACTTCTACCAGGCCCATGGCCTGATCGCCAAGCCACTGGACGTCAAACCAACCTTCGCTACAGGTTTCGTACTGCCCGCGGCTGATGCTGTGACGCAGAATCCTTGA
- a CDS encoding alcohol dehydrogenase catalytic domain-containing protein, producing the protein MKAIVLKAFGGPEQLQVEEVPTPQIGPGEVLVKVHAAGVCHHDLLHRAGHLPGAHTGVVLGHEVAGEVVEVGAGVLQLVVGSRVVVYQRRFCGQCRDCLRGRQDLCRALGLPSVDTEGAYAQYLRIPAISAIELPEGLDYTLAALASCPIATSVRALHGEAALKPGETVLINGASGGLGAHQIQLARALGARVIAVTGSAAKRDFLHELGAHEVVVSDGSYSAEVWKLTGKRGVDVAMENLGHTLEDTLRSMTLGGRVVVLGNVQPGSVPIPPGLLIGRRLKVQGSGSATVEELRVALALIHSGQVRPLIDRVLPFQHVSEAHALLESRQVNGRIVLSGW; encoded by the coding sequence ATGAAAGCGATAGTCCTGAAAGCCTTCGGCGGGCCTGAGCAACTGCAAGTCGAAGAGGTGCCTACGCCACAGATCGGTCCGGGTGAAGTACTGGTCAAGGTTCACGCTGCAGGCGTCTGCCATCACGATTTGCTGCACCGTGCCGGGCATCTTCCCGGTGCGCATACCGGCGTGGTGCTGGGCCATGAAGTGGCCGGCGAGGTTGTCGAGGTCGGCGCGGGCGTCTTGCAACTGGTGGTCGGCTCCAGGGTTGTGGTCTATCAGCGACGTTTCTGTGGCCAGTGCCGAGATTGCCTGCGCGGGCGCCAGGATTTGTGTCGGGCACTGGGCCTGCCATCGGTGGATACCGAAGGTGCCTATGCCCAATACCTGCGTATTCCGGCGATCTCGGCAATCGAATTGCCTGAGGGGCTGGATTACACCCTGGCGGCGCTGGCGTCCTGCCCGATTGCCACCAGCGTGCGGGCATTGCACGGCGAGGCGGCGCTCAAACCGGGTGAAACCGTATTGATCAACGGCGCCAGTGGTGGCTTGGGCGCGCATCAGATCCAGTTGGCCCGGGCGCTGGGCGCGCGAGTGATTGCCGTGACCGGCAGCGCCGCGAAGCGCGATTTCCTTCATGAGCTGGGCGCCCATGAAGTGGTGGTTTCAGATGGCAGCTACAGTGCCGAAGTCTGGAAGCTGACCGGCAAGCGCGGCGTGGATGTGGCGATGGAAAACCTCGGGCACACCCTTGAAGACACCTTGCGCAGCATGACCCTGGGTGGGCGCGTTGTGGTGCTCGGTAATGTCCAGCCGGGGAGTGTGCCGATCCCGCCGGGCTTGTTGATCGGTCGGCGGCTCAAGGTTCAGGGATCGGGCAGTGCCACTGTGGAGGAACTGCGGGTCGCGCTGGCACTGATCCATAGCGGACAGGTGCGGCCCTTGATCGACCGGGTGTTGCCGTTTCAGCACGTGAGCGAGGCCCATGCGCTGCTGGAGTCGCGTCAGGTCAATGGGCGTATTGTTTTGAGTGGGTGGTAG
- a CDS encoding TonB-dependent receptor, producing the protein MAKPTLRYSISPLLLSLPLSTFAASDPLPEERLPSVTVTAEHRQENLQKTPLAISAFDENTLRDQQINNIRDLSGRVPNLTLSRQSISYSAQTYGIRGIGETDPIQEAAVAVYADDLYIPRAISSMLDFNDVERVEVLRGPQGTLYGRNSAAGAIRVITHDPTQETRGFVELGAGTYNAQSSRLLISGPLVDNTLFGSFSALRLSRDGTVRNRTRDTDVNNVDIQSYRGKLRLAPLDSPWDTQLTLAGTFDRGDTTSYTPFDPATGRFDKFKTYSSLDPKNRLDQGSAVLRAIYTFDDHLNFKSVTGWSAFDQPVDYDNSGEANSGNASPVQNNLIHYKQRYATQEFQLNGDYERFNYTLGVYLYKERFRAERDSLTYSVAADRVNASGQYSTTDTESYALYGQGNYKLTPRLSLTAGLRYTSEHKNFDYKNYRITTAREITGLNFSAETSDSWASVSPKVGLEYAWSENLTQYGYVAKGFKAGGFDNRAPTLAAAQQGFEPENVITYETGFKGDYLGGRLRSNVAVFYNDYRDLQTNAWDPAISANLRTNVGSAHSYGVELENTALLNRDLTLTANLGYLKAQYDDFKNSAGAGVDADGNWMVFAPRWNASLGLNWTVPVNVPGALVAGTDWQFQTKSYANAVNGDIYEVPQQSFWNANTSYSSGDGHWTTTLAVKNLLNRAYPQSIAYSAASSTAYYAVNDPRTITLSVRYDL; encoded by the coding sequence ATGGCCAAACCTACCTTGCGCTACAGCATTTCCCCGTTACTGCTGTCATTGCCTCTGAGTACCTTCGCCGCCAGCGACCCGCTGCCGGAAGAACGTCTGCCCAGCGTTACCGTCACCGCCGAACACCGTCAGGAAAACCTGCAGAAAACCCCACTGGCAATCAGCGCCTTCGATGAAAACACCCTGCGCGACCAGCAGATCAACAATATCCGCGACCTCTCCGGGCGGGTGCCGAACCTGACACTCAGCCGTCAGTCGATCTCCTACAGCGCACAGACCTATGGCATTCGCGGCATTGGCGAAACCGATCCGATCCAGGAAGCCGCTGTCGCGGTGTACGCCGACGATCTGTACATCCCCCGGGCGATTTCCTCGATGCTCGACTTCAACGATGTCGAGCGCGTCGAAGTATTGCGCGGTCCGCAAGGCACGCTGTATGGCCGTAACAGTGCGGCTGGTGCGATTCGGGTGATCACCCATGATCCGACCCAGGAAACCCGTGGCTTCGTCGAACTGGGTGCCGGGACTTACAACGCGCAAAGCAGCCGCCTGTTGATCAGCGGGCCGTTGGTGGACAACACCCTGTTCGGCAGTTTTTCTGCGCTGCGCCTGAGTCGCGACGGCACGGTGCGCAACCGCACTCGCGATACCGATGTGAACAATGTCGATATCCAGTCCTATCGCGGCAAGCTGCGCCTGGCACCGCTGGATTCGCCTTGGGACACGCAACTGACCCTGGCAGGCACCTTCGACCGTGGTGACACCACCAGCTACACGCCATTCGACCCGGCCACCGGCCGCTTCGACAAGTTCAAGACCTACAGCAGCCTCGATCCGAAGAACCGCCTCGATCAGGGCAGCGCCGTGCTGCGAGCCATCTACACCTTCGACGATCACCTGAACTTCAAGTCAGTCACCGGCTGGTCGGCCTTCGACCAACCCGTGGACTATGACAACTCCGGCGAAGCCAACAGCGGCAATGCCTCGCCGGTACAAAACAACCTGATCCACTACAAGCAGCGCTACGCCACTCAGGAATTCCAGCTCAATGGCGACTACGAACGCTTCAACTACACCTTGGGTGTCTACCTGTACAAAGAGCGCTTCCGTGCCGAACGCGACAGCCTCACTTATTCGGTAGCGGCTGATCGGGTCAATGCCAGCGGCCAGTACAGCACCACCGACACAGAAAGTTACGCGCTCTACGGCCAGGGTAACTACAAGCTGACCCCGCGCCTGTCGCTGACCGCTGGTCTGCGCTACACCAGCGAACACAAGAACTTCGATTACAAGAACTACAGGATCACCACCGCTCGGGAGATCACCGGGCTCAACTTCAGCGCAGAAACCAGCGACAGCTGGGCCTCCGTAAGCCCGAAAGTGGGTCTGGAATATGCCTGGAGCGAGAACCTGACCCAATACGGCTACGTGGCCAAGGGCTTCAAGGCCGGTGGCTTCGACAACCGGGCACCGACCCTCGCCGCCGCCCAGCAGGGCTTCGAGCCGGAAAACGTGATCACCTATGAAACCGGCTTCAAGGGTGATTACCTCGGTGGCCGTCTGCGCAGCAACGTCGCGGTGTTCTACAACGACTACCGCGACCTGCAGACCAATGCCTGGGACCCGGCCATCAGCGCCAACCTGCGAACCAACGTCGGCAGCGCCCACAGCTACGGCGTCGAGCTGGAAAATACCGCACTGCTCAACCGCGACCTGACCCTGACCGCCAACCTGGGTTACCTCAAGGCCCAGTACGACGACTTCAAGAACTCCGCAGGTGCGGGAGTGGATGCCGATGGCAACTGGATGGTCTTCGCCCCGCGCTGGAACGCATCACTGGGCCTGAACTGGACCGTACCGGTCAATGTCCCTGGCGCGCTGGTGGCTGGCACCGACTGGCAGTTCCAGACCAAGTCCTACGCCAACGCCGTGAATGGCGATATCTACGAAGTCCCTCAGCAGAGCTTCTGGAACGCCAACACCAGCTACAGCAGCGGCGACGGTCACTGGACCACCACCCTAGCAGTGAAGAACCTGCTCAACCGCGCCTACCCGCAAAGCATCGCCTATTCAGCGGCAAGCAGCACGGCGTACTACGCGGTCAACGACCCACGCACCATCACTCTGAGCGTGCGCTACGACCTGTAA
- a CDS encoding enoyl-CoA hydratase/isomerase family protein, with amino-acid sequence MRLSFTLSEIEVMTVEYQHLGEGVLQVTLNRPERLNALDSQAKRELGEIWQRAGDDQAVRAIVLRGAGERAFCAGSDLKEIEATGEAVSSELLARALPGVGFDLNKPVIAALHGHTLGLGISLAIHCDFRIARHDTRFSFPEVQHGMLSGFSAITLPGLIGEAAALDIMLSARQFDASQALAMGLVNQLADDAHASALERASRLAAHSPKAVEWTKTLLLAQRKDRLKQYMALVDQARQDVMLYR; translated from the coding sequence ATGCGTCTTTCTTTCACACTCAGCGAAATCGAAGTCATGACAGTCGAGTATCAACACCTTGGGGAAGGCGTTCTGCAGGTCACTCTCAACCGCCCCGAGCGTCTGAACGCCCTGGACAGCCAGGCCAAACGCGAACTGGGCGAAATCTGGCAGCGCGCCGGTGACGATCAGGCCGTACGCGCAATCGTTCTGCGTGGCGCAGGCGAGCGCGCGTTCTGCGCAGGCTCCGACCTCAAGGAAATCGAAGCCACTGGCGAAGCCGTGAGCAGCGAATTGCTCGCCCGCGCCCTGCCCGGCGTCGGCTTCGACCTGAACAAGCCGGTGATTGCCGCACTGCACGGCCACACCCTGGGCCTGGGCATCAGCCTGGCGATTCATTGCGACTTTCGCATTGCCCGACATGACACTCGTTTCAGCTTTCCGGAAGTGCAGCACGGCATGTTGTCGGGGTTCAGCGCCATTACCCTGCCAGGGCTGATCGGCGAAGCCGCGGCGCTGGACATCATGCTCAGTGCTCGCCAGTTCGATGCCTCGCAGGCGCTGGCCATGGGGCTGGTCAACCAGCTCGCGGACGACGCCCATGCCAGTGCGCTGGAACGGGCATCACGCCTGGCCGCCCATTCGCCCAAGGCGGTGGAATGGACCAAGACCCTGCTGCTGGCCCAGAGAAAAGACCGTCTCAAGCAGTACATGGCCCTGGTCGACCAGGCCCGCCAGGACGTCATGCTCTACCGATAA